In Paenibacillus xylanilyticus, the genomic window GGTGGTCATGCGGCTCATCCGGTAAAAGAGGGGGCACTCCTCGGACTTGGCGAGACGGAAGAAGATGCCGTGCAGCTGATCTCGGCATGCGTGGAGTGGTATCGCCGAACCGCCTGGTACGATGAACCCCTCTGGGCATGGGTAGAGCGATTGGGGTTCATATCGATCCGCGAAAATCTGTTGGATCCACAATTTCAGATCGAGCTTGCGGACAGAACAGTAAGCGAATTGACTTTTACTTGACCCAAAAGGTAGGGAAGGGAGTGAAGATGGGAATGAAGACATCCATGGAAGACAGTTCGTTTGTTTCAAAACTGCATGTACGGGAGACGCAATGCCCCTATTGCAGCGTACAGTGCAAAATGACGGTCGAGGAAATTGCTGGGCCCATCGCTGGTGAGCGCCGTGCAGCGTATACCGTTGAAGGCGTGCCGAATGAAGCTTCACAGGGAAGATTGTGTGTCAAAGGCATGAATGCACATCAGCATGCACTGAGTGGACAGCGACTTCTGCAGCCTCTCATCCGCCGGGATGGTGAACTGATACCTTCTTCATGGCCTGAGGTCACCGAATATATTGCAGGACGTTTTACCAGTCTTCACAATCAATACGGAGCTGATGTAATCGGTGTGTATGGAGGGGGTTCCCTCACCAATGAAACAGCCTATTTGCTAGGGAAATTCGCAAGGGTTGCTCTAGGGACACGATATATTGATTATAACGGTCGTTTCTGTATGTCAGCCGCTGCCTCAGCAGGAAGTAAGGTGTTTGGCATGGACCGGGGGCTGACATTCCGCTTGTCCGACATCCCCCTGGCCCAGTGCATTGTACTTGCAGGGACCAACGTTGCAGAGTGCCAGCCCACGCTGCTGCCTTATTTCAACCAGGCGAAGGAAAATGGAGCGTACATCATCGTTATTGATCCGCGCAAGACAGCTACTGCAGCCATTGCCGACCTTCATTTGCAGATCAAACCGGGTATGGATGCACTGCTTGCGAACATCATGCTGAAGGTCATTATGGAAGCGGGACTTGTGAATGAGCATTTTATTGATGCAAGAACCCAAGGCTATGAGAGTTTGCAGAATGCACTGAGCGAGATAGACCTGGAAGAATCCGCAGAGCAATGCGGGGTGGACTTGACCCTGATCCGTCAGGCCGCAATGGCCTATGGTCAGGCGGAGACAGGCATGATCATGACTGCGCGCGGAGTGGAACAGCAAACGGATGGACATCTTGCGGTCCGTCATTTTCTTAACTTGGTACTGGCAACTGGAAAAATCGGCAGACCAGGCTGTGGTTACGGTGCGATCACTGGACAGGGAAACGGACAGGGCGGAAGAGAGCATGGGCAGAAGGCCGATCAATTGCCAGGATATCGTTCCATAGAAAATGAACAGGACCGCGCACATGTAGCATCCGTCTGGGGAGTTGCACCTGAAAGCTTGCCGGGAAAAGGAGTATCTGCCTATGAAATGATGGAACGGGTTCACGAGCAGGAGATCCGTGCCCTGCTTGTGATGGGCTCCAACCCGGTTGTATCCAATCCCAATGTTCGCTTGGTGGAAGAAGGCCTTTGCAAGCTGGATTTTCTGGTTGTGGCAGATATGTTTCTGTCCGAGACAGCGAAGATGGCTGATGTGGTGCTTCCAATCACGGCTTATCTGGAGAACGAAGGTACGCTGACCAATCTGGAAGGACGGGTGCTGTTACGGGAACAGGGCAGACCGGCACCGGGAGGGACCCGCCACGATTGGGATATTCTATGCTCCATTGCCAGCGGACTCGGCAAAGCTTCTTATTTTCAATATGCATGTGCCGAGGATATCTTCAATGAACTCAGATTGGCCAGCCGGGGCGGGGTTGCAGATTACTACGGAATGACCTACGAACGTCTGCGGAGGGAGAAAGGCATTTACTGGCCCTGTGTTTCTCTGGAGGATGCGGGTGAAGGATTGCTTTTCAGTGAGCGGTTTGCCCATGAGGACGGCAGGGCCACATTCACAAGTGAATTAAGTGCTGGCTGGCATGATGTCTCGCGGGAATTTCCTCTGATTCTGACCAATGGCCGCGTCCTTCCTCACTATTTGACTGGCGTACAGACCCATCGGAGCCCAGCGCTGGAAGCCCGTGAACTGGAGAATTTTGTGGAACTTCATCCGGGTACAGCTGCACGTCATCGAATTATGGATGGGGAGTGGGTCGAGATTCAATCAGTGCATGGGAGCTTCACGGTACGTGCCCGTATTAAGGAACATATTCGCGAAGACACACTGTTTGTACCAATGCATTGGGGCGGCATTCAGAACGTCAATCGGGCGACCAGGCCCGATCTGGACCCTTACTGCCGTATGCCAGGCTTCAAAACGGCGGCTGTAACGATTCGCCCCATGCGATTGGCCAGATGAATCCAAAGCTGTTCATTGTCTCATAACACAAATCAGGTCTGTATGAATGCTGATGTGGCTGGGAGTTCCAAGGTTGTTGGAACAACCCGGCTTTTTTTTTGCGTAAGTACGTTGGGGTTCAGTAGTTCGCAGGTTTCAGGTAAACGTGAGAAATGGCTCATGATTGTGGCGGAAATATTGGTTATGATGCTAATAAGGGGTACATGTGTACGTATTTTTAGTTTTTTACTAGACTGGTGAGACGTAGCTAGTCAGTTCATATAGAAGAAGGAGGGGGCGTTGTGAACGTATGGGTCACGGTGAAAAGCCTGGGCAAACGCAAGCCTGCACTTGCCAAGCAAGCCACAGCACTTCCGGAAACAACCGGAACGTTACGAGAGCTAATCAAACATATGGTACACGTGCAGGTGAACGCTCTTCAGGAGAAGAAAAACAGTGCGGCGTTGCTCACCTATCTTATGCCTGAGGAAGTTCAACGTAAGGGATCAACGGGAAAAGTCGGTTTTGGTGAAGTATACAATGAGGAAATTCAAGACATGGAGCATGCGGTTCAAACGGCTATGATGGCTTATGAAGATGGACTGTACAAAGTCTTCCTCAATGATGAAGAATTGTCCGAATTGGATGCACCACTGGAGTTGCAGGAAGGTGACGAATTGGTGTTTATCCGGTTTACCATGCTTGCCGGCCGCTTGTGGTAATTAAACGATAAGGAGGAGATTGGATGAATCAGAAAGATAATGAACTGGTGTATATCAACGGAATGCAAGAGAAGGCAGAATCATTGAACGGGACCTGGCAGGAGCTTGCAGGATATGTGGTGGAGATGGCTGGTTCCACGTATTTGCGCGGAGATGAAAAAGTATATTTGAATACAGAGGAATTGCTGCAAAAGCAGGCAGCTGCAACGGGAAAGCCCGTATTCGAACCCTTGCTGAACGTGCTTGAGCAGCTGACGAATGAATGGGTGGTCGAACGAATCCGTTATATTGCTGACCGTGCCACCCATTTTCCATACAGTGTCATGTACGAACGCCGTCCTTATCGAACTGCCAATCCGGAGCAGCATTTTGGACAGGTAATCCGCAAGCTCATTGGATTGCTGCGCATGGAGATTCACCAGTTCTCCCTGAACGATTATGTATCGGTTCGTGAATACAAGTTTGATCATTTGTACGAGGTTCGATCCGTGCTTCCGGATTGCATTGCATATGATCTGGATCATGACAACGGGGGTATGAAGCAGGCCTTACACGAGATTATATATGGCGATAATCAGTCGGCGTTGCTTACTGGTGAGATGATCAAAGGTATATTCATGAGTGACCAGCCAGAGGCGTACCATATGGTGGGTGAGCTGCTTGTGGCAGCAAGGCTGCAGGAAGGATTGCGCCAGAGTATCGTTGAACGGATGGATGAAGGAACTATTGAAGCATTTATATACATATTAAAAGTAATCATCGATCACAATCTGATTCGCTACAGTTCAGTGGTTCGAGCATTAGCCGTATGGACAGGACTCGGAATTGAAGCGGCCAATTCGCGCGTTGCATCACAGTTGATTGAGCAAGCCTATGAAGCGCTAACCGATGCAGCTGTTCGTGAAGATTGGGAGCAGGATTCCAATGCCAATAAGATATTCATCAGTCTGTGGGCAACGGCTGTTATTGAAGAGGACCATCTTAATGACAAATTAATCCGTATTATGGATCACGGCCAACTGTATCAGAAAATCGTTGCGCAATATGTGCTTGCGAACAGTCAGAATCGTGACCTGAGGCTAAGGATTGCCCGTCGATATCTGGACGTACAGGATCTGGAGCTGATGCACTGGATTATCCAAAACTATGATGCCATGTACATGCATAACTGGCACTTCGAGGATGGAGAGAATCAGCGCAGCATTCACATTTCGCCCCTGCCTGTCTTTGAAGACAAGGCAATTCGGCGTCAGGACTTCGATCAATTTAAGCAGCTGCTGGACCGCATTCCTCTGGGAGGGGAAGGTGGACCATCTGGCGTTCTTGAATATGTCCATTACCGGATTGAACAGAATGATGTGGTCAAAAAAATGCTCTATCTGGCTGCGTATGATATGGACCCTGATTGGATCGGAGAAGTCATTGCAATCAAGGACATGCTGAGCCCGGAACTTCGAGGTGAGTTGTTATCCCAGTTCGTTCAGCAGCCTGATAACGAGGTGCAAAGACAGTTTGTGTTTGAGAGCCTGTCCGACAAAAGCATGAGTAACCGGGAGATTGCCCTAGTCAAAGTGAGGAAGCTTGAGCTGACTACTGACGAGATGAAACAGATGGAGGCCTTGCTCAAACTCAAGACCGGTTCACTTCGGCAGAAGGTCATTCAGGTACTTTTGCTGCAGCCTGCGGATCAGCTGGCGGTATCACTGGAACGTTTGCTGAAAGCGAAGAATGAATTGCAGCGTCTTGGTGCACTTGAGCTGTTGACCGAAATTTCGGCAGATCCGGAACGTGCAGATCAGCATGAGCAATTACAGCCGTTAGCTGGACTGATCCAGAAGCCTACCGCGAAGGAGCAAAAGCTGCTGGACAAGCTGGCGAAAGAGGGCAGCCGGTATACCTCTTCGAATGGTTTTGGATTGTTCGATCCATCCCGGGTGGAGCCCTTGCTGCAGGAGAAGCGTGATCTTGGTGATTTTAATCCGAAGGAAATCTTTACGCTTTCGCTGGAAAAGGCCAAACCATTTATGGAAGGATTAGATGCTCTGGTCCATCAACACAGGGATCATGAGTATGAGGTGGAGTATTATGCGGGCTACCGTGAGACGCTTTTGATTGGAGCCAGCCTGCGCTCCATGTTCTCCTATGCGGAACGAAATAAGATGAAACAGCTGGAGCAATATCCTCTCCACGACGTTTGGGAGGCGTATGTTGCGCAGAGCGATCTGAATAGTCTGGAACTCATGCAGCTCTATTTTATTTTGCAATTCAGCACACTGAGCGGCAACTTGGATGAACATTACAGCTATTATCACGATCAATATGATTATAACGAATTAAGCAAAATCCCATTATTGGAAGGCTGGCGCAAGTCCTTTGCCGAACAGACCTATCCTCTATCCTATATGGAAGAAATGAAGCGGATGGCGGCTTCGCTGACCTATACAGATCAGGTTGCCGAATTGATTGCGGCAGCGTTCATGGACAGCGACCCTGCAGATACATTTGAGATTGCGGAGAAGACATGGGCTTCCATTATCGCCAGTATGCCGGACGATCAACTGGAGAAGGAAGCCGGCATGCTTCATATCCTGACGGAACGGTGGAACTACCTGGTAAGAAGCAGAATATATGATGATGCCAGTTTCCAACGATTTTTCCAAACGGCGTACCAGTTCATCAACCTTGTGGGAAATACACAGCGTTTCTCCCTGTTATCATTCGAGGATTACGTGCGGGCATTCAAACTGCGTTTGATTGAGAAACAGACGATGTACCGTCAGTTGCTGACGGGCGGGGAGCGTTTTGCATTCATTCGTGAGCTGACGTCGACACGCACCGAAGGTATCACGGATGATCCGGAACTTATAGAGCTGCGGAATACTGTCGTTGAACGAATTCTGGAGATCGAACTGACACGAGGTGAGCTTTCCACCGAAGTCAGCACACTGGCCATGAAGTTTGAACGAATTGAAGGCATGGAACATTGGGTGCATCTGGTCTCAGCCATGGATAAGGATACGTTTGTACGAGGCTACATCTACAGCTACGGAGATAATACAACACGCAAGGAGACGTTCAGTCATCTGATTCAGGTCTGCCATCCACGTGAGGGTGAGGATGATACTCTCCTGGGCCAATTGTTAGAGCAAAATCCGATTCAAGAGAAAAAGCTGTTGGAAGCCGCCATGTACGCACCGCAGTGGATGGAGATTGTATCAAAGCATCTGGGATGGGAAGGACTTCGCAGTGCCGCATGGTACTTCCATGCCCACATTAATGAACGATTTACGGCTGAAAAGGAAACCATCGTCGCTCACTATTCACCGATATCGCCGCAGGAATTCAACGACGGAGCATTTGATATTGCCTGGTTCGAGGAAGCTTATGCTGCTGTCGGCGAGGAACGGTTCAATCTGTTATATGATTGTGCCAAATACATTTCCGGTGGAGCAAACCACCGCAGATCCCAGTTGTTCGCGGATGCAGCGTTAGGGAAGCTTCGTCTGGAGGACATGCGTCAATCTGTGCAGGAGAAGCGTAATAAGGACCATCTGCTCACATACAGTTTGATTCCATTTCAGGCGGAGCAGGAACGGGATCTGCGAGAACGTTATGATTTTATTCAGAAATTCCTGCTGGAGAGCAAGCAATTTGGAGCCCAGCGTCGTGCCAGCGAAGGTGCAGCCGCGCAGATTGCTCTTGGCAACCTTGCCCGCAATGCAGGGTATACGGACGTCACCCGGCTGATCTGGAACATGGAAGCGAGCAAGCTGGATGAGATGAAATCCTACTTTGAACCGAAGGCCCTGGATGAGACAACCACAGCACAATTGGTCATTGATGAGGATGGTCAGTCCGAGCTGGTTCTTGTAAGTAAAGGGAAGACACTCAAATCGGTCCCTGCACGATTCAAGAAAGATGGATACATTACGGAGTTGAAGGAATTAAAAGGGGATCTGGTTCAGCAGTATCGCCGGGCAAAACAGGAGCTGGAGCGTTCCATGACGGCAGAGACGGCCTTTACCGTCCAGGAAGTGACCAGCCTCATGCAAAATCCGGTTATTCGACCGCTGATTCGCACGTTGGTGTTCCAGTCAGGTGACCGATTAGGGTATTTCGATGCGGAATCTGCCGGCCTGGTTGTACCTGGCGAACAAAGTACCACACAAGCATTGCAGGAGCAGGATCCACTGGTGATTGCACATCCGCTGCAATTGTTCCGCAGCGGGACATGGAGCGAATTCCAGCGGGATCTGTTCACCCGTCAGGAACGACAGCCGTTCAAACAGGTTTTCCGTGAGCTGTACCTTCCAAATGAGGATGAGCTTGCGAATGGAACCGTCTCCCGCCGGTATGCCGGGTATCAGATTCAACCGAAGAAGACGGTTGCCCTGCTCAAAGGGCGCCAGTGGACCGTCAGTTACGAGGAAGGCTTACAGAAAGTCAGCTATGAGCATAACCTGATTGCCAATCTGTATGCCATGGCAGACTGGTTCTCGCCGGCAGATACGGAAGCACCTACGCTGGAGACAGTACAATTTTATGATCGCAAAACGTATAAGCCTGTAGCCTTGCAAGATGTACCGAAGGTCTTCTTCTCGGAGGTCATGCGTGATGTTGATCTGGTAGTCAGTGTTGCGCATGTGGGTGGTGTGGATCCAGAAGCCAGCCTGACAACGATTGAAATGCGTCATGTGATCGTGAATGAATCCCTGCGCCTGCTCAAGATAGACAATGTACGACTGGATGGCAATTATGCACGGATCGAAGGCGATCTCGGCGAATATGCCGTTCATCTTGGCAGTGGCAATGTGTTTAAACAGGCAACTGGTGCGCTATATATCGTACCTCTGCATAGTCAGCATCGGGGGAGAATCTTCCTGCCATTCCTGGATGAAGATCCAAGAACAGCGGAGATTTTATCCAAAATCATGCTGCTCGCAGAAGATAAGAAGATCAAAGATCCACAAATTCTGGCGCAGCTGAAGGGCTAGAAATAATTCGAGATCGCAGGCAAGTTTAGGACTCAGCAGGTGACACGGTTAGTAAGAATGGATGTAAATTTAAGGAAGTTTGACTGGAGAAATGGGACGCTATTAGAGGTGAGTAAGGAAGAAATAGCAGCCGGGGTACCTGTTAAAAGGGACTTCGGTTGCTTTTTATTTTCCATGCGGAACGAAGAAATTCATTGCATCCGTTTACAAATAGACTTTGGGCCCAGGTGTTCAACTTAAATTCCTTAATATGATAATTAATTGAATAAATTGTTAATTTTGAAGTGGGACATAACGACTGTTTTCAAAAGTGAATGTTTTGTATGAATTGAGTTACAAAAATGTAATTAACTCGTTTTCATATGATGTTATACGAATTATTTCTGACATCATACCTAAGAACTAATTCACTCCTTTCGGCTCCATTTCCATATTTAAGGGGATGTAATTGATCCGCAGGTCGGCTATCGTAAGAAAGCGAAATTGCTTGCTCGCTTGTCGAGCCGCACTTTTCGTAGCGATGTGCAGGGCTGCCTGAATGCTTGAAGGGCTGGGACAAGCCAGTTTGCATTCCCTTGTACACATGTATCCAACTATGTGTGCAAGAAAAATGATCAAGAGAGAAGGAGAGCTTACAAACATGAACAGAAGACTCAACCTGATTTTCCTCAAACGATGGTTTATGCTGTTAATCATCGTGGCGGTTGCGGCCATGCCGTTACACGCCTTTGCCGCAGAAGCGGATTCCGGGGCGGATCGCCCTTGGATGAACAAATCCTTATCTGCGAAGGAACGCACCGAACTGCTGCTCAAGGCGATGACGCTGGAGGAGAAAGTCGGATTTGTTACTGGTAAAGTAAATAACTATTATGGTTTCTATAATGATGGATTGGAGCGGCTTGGCATTCCGGCACTACAAATGGCGGATGGACCAGCAGGGGTACGGGTTGCCAATCCGGATGTGCAGGACAAAAAGTCCACGGCACTACCTGCGCCGATCGCCCTGGCAGCATCCTGGGATACCGATCTTGCCAAACAATATGGTGATCTGATCGGACAGGAAGCCCATGATACAACACATAACGTTGTTCTTGGTCCTGGTCTGGACATTGCACGTACACCATGGGGATCACGCAACTTCGAATCCCTGGGTGAGGATCCGCTGCTGGCTTCCGGCATGGGTGCAGCATATGTCAACGGAATTCAGAGCAACCCGGTGATTGCAACGGCGAAGCACTACATCCTGAACAATCAGGAAACGGAGCGTTTCACAACGAATGCAACCGCCAGCGAGCGTGCCATTCAGGAAGTCTATGCACGTCCGTTTCAGGCTATGGTTGAAAAAGCAGATCTCGGTTCCGCCATGTGTTCATTTAACCAGGTGAACGGTACATATGCTTGTGAGAACAAAGAGATGCTGACCGATCTGCTCAAGGATCAGTTTGGCTTCGAAGGGTTCATCATGAGTGACTATGGTGCCAATTTCAGTACAGCCAAATCGGCTAACGCGGGTCTGGATCTGGAGACACCAGGGGAGCCTTATGGCAAATGGGGAACACAGCTGCTGGAAGCCGTGAAAAAAGGTGAAGTCAGCGAGCAGACCATTGATGAGAAGGTTCGCCGCATTTTGCTCCAAATGTTCGAGAAAGGGCTGTTCGACAACCCTGTAACCAATACACAAATTAATGCGAAGGCAGACGGTAAGCAGGCACGGGAAATTGCTGAGCAGAGCATGGTGCTGTTGCAAAATAACAATGACGTGCTGCCGCTTTCCAAGAAAGAACTGAATTCCATTGCAGTAATTGGACCGGATGCAGATACGGCTTCTGCAGCAGGTGGAGGCAGCAGCCTCGTTAACCCGACATATACCGTGAGTCCGCTTGAAGGTATTCGTAACCGTGCAGGCAATGGCGTGGAAGTGAAATATGCAGCGGGAACAGACCCTATCTCCGCAGGAGATGCATTTAATGGTCCTTCCGCAGTACCATCCACCCTTTTATCTCCGGTAGATGCCGAGAAGAGCGAGCAGAATGTTGGTACGGACAAAGCGGAATATGGTCTTCGTGCCGAATACTGGACCAACACGAACATGGAAGGTGACCCTTCACTGGTTCGTACTGATAATCAGGTCAACATGAATCTTGGATTTTATAACTATGAAGGGTTCAACGCCCAGTCATCCAAGCTTCCGGTTACACCAACGGAATTCAACAGTAAAATGTCCGCACGTTGGACAGGTTCCATTACAGCACCCAAGACAGGTGATTACAAATTGTCTCTGACCAGCCTGGGATCTGCGAAATTGTACGTGGATGATCAGCTGCTCGTAGAAAATCAAGGTGAAACGCTGAGCACAACCAAGAAAGCAATTACGTTAAAAGAAGGCGAATCCCACAACATTAAGATTGAATACCGTACCGACTTCCCGGTACAGTCAAGCCATGACATGGGTGCCCAAATGCGTTTTGGCTGGGAAGCACCTGAAGATGCCGTGGATGCCAAAATGCAAAAAGCAGTGGAGCTGGCCAAAAAATCCGATGTGGCCGTTGTCGTGACACGTACGTATGACAGCGAAGGTTATGTTGATCGTTCCGATCTGGAACTGCCAAACAACCAGGAGCAATTGATTCGCAAGGTTGCAGCGGCAAATCCGAAGACGATTGTTGTACAAATGAGCGGCCGCGCTGTGGAAATGGATTCCTGGCAAAAAGAAGTTCCATCCATTGTTCAAGCCTGGTACGCAGGTCAGGAGCAAGGTAACGCGGTAGCTCGCGTTCTGTTTGGTGATGTGAACCCTTCTGGTAAATTGCCAGTGACGTTCCCGTCGGACGATTCGCAAACGCCGATCTCCACCGCGGAACAGTTCCCGGGTGTGAATGGCGTGGGCACATACTCTGAAGGCATCTTTGTAGGTTATAAAGGGTATGACAAAGAAGGCATGACACCAGCGTTCGCATTTGGACACGGATTGTCTTATACCGATTTCGACTACCGCAACCTGCATGTGAAAAACTCAGGTAAAGGGGACGATGCTACCGTAGAAGTGTCCCTGAACCTACGGAACACCGGTAAAGTTTCTGGTGCAGAAGTGGTACAAGTCTATGTAGGCAATCTGCCAACGAGTGTGGAAACACCGGAAAAACAACTTGCTGGCTGGGCCAAAGTCGATCTGAAGGCAGGCAAACAGCAGCGTGTTAAAATCAAACTGGATCGCAGCGCACTGTCCTATTGGGATGAAAAGTCGCATGAGTGGGTAATGCCTAAGGGTAAAGTATCTGTTTATGTCGGCAGTGCATCAGATGATATCCGTCTGACAGGCAGCGTGAAGATCGGAAGTCCATCCGGTAAATAAAAGGAAGAAGCGAAGAGTCGTGGCCGAATGGCCGCGGCTTTTTTCCACACTTAGAGAGGGGGGGAAACGAGATGAACGTGCGATGGAAAGAGAAGAAAACAGGATGGATGCTCCTGCTGCTCGCCGTATGTATTGTGGCTGGTTTCAGCGCATGGTGGATGACAGACCGCAGCGAAGAAGATGCCATCCCGCCACCACCAATAGGGAAGAGCCCGGCAACAGCTGAAGCATGGCTGA contains:
- a CDS encoding DUF4132 domain-containing protein, whose protein sequence is MNQKDNELVYINGMQEKAESLNGTWQELAGYVVEMAGSTYLRGDEKVYLNTEELLQKQAAATGKPVFEPLLNVLEQLTNEWVVERIRYIADRATHFPYSVMYERRPYRTANPEQHFGQVIRKLIGLLRMEIHQFSLNDYVSVREYKFDHLYEVRSVLPDCIAYDLDHDNGGMKQALHEIIYGDNQSALLTGEMIKGIFMSDQPEAYHMVGELLVAARLQEGLRQSIVERMDEGTIEAFIYILKVIIDHNLIRYSSVVRALAVWTGLGIEAANSRVASQLIEQAYEALTDAAVREDWEQDSNANKIFISLWATAVIEEDHLNDKLIRIMDHGQLYQKIVAQYVLANSQNRDLRLRIARRYLDVQDLELMHWIIQNYDAMYMHNWHFEDGENQRSIHISPLPVFEDKAIRRQDFDQFKQLLDRIPLGGEGGPSGVLEYVHYRIEQNDVVKKMLYLAAYDMDPDWIGEVIAIKDMLSPELRGELLSQFVQQPDNEVQRQFVFESLSDKSMSNREIALVKVRKLELTTDEMKQMEALLKLKTGSLRQKVIQVLLLQPADQLAVSLERLLKAKNELQRLGALELLTEISADPERADQHEQLQPLAGLIQKPTAKEQKLLDKLAKEGSRYTSSNGFGLFDPSRVEPLLQEKRDLGDFNPKEIFTLSLEKAKPFMEGLDALVHQHRDHEYEVEYYAGYRETLLIGASLRSMFSYAERNKMKQLEQYPLHDVWEAYVAQSDLNSLELMQLYFILQFSTLSGNLDEHYSYYHDQYDYNELSKIPLLEGWRKSFAEQTYPLSYMEEMKRMAASLTYTDQVAELIAAAFMDSDPADTFEIAEKTWASIIASMPDDQLEKEAGMLHILTERWNYLVRSRIYDDASFQRFFQTAYQFINLVGNTQRFSLLSFEDYVRAFKLRLIEKQTMYRQLLTGGERFAFIRELTSTRTEGITDDPELIELRNTVVERILEIELTRGELSTEVSTLAMKFERIEGMEHWVHLVSAMDKDTFVRGYIYSYGDNTTRKETFSHLIQVCHPREGEDDTLLGQLLEQNPIQEKKLLEAAMYAPQWMEIVSKHLGWEGLRSAAWYFHAHINERFTAEKETIVAHYSPISPQEFNDGAFDIAWFEEAYAAVGEERFNLLYDCAKYISGGANHRRSQLFADAALGKLRLEDMRQSVQEKRNKDHLLTYSLIPFQAEQERDLRERYDFIQKFLLESKQFGAQRRASEGAAAQIALGNLARNAGYTDVTRLIWNMEASKLDEMKSYFEPKALDETTTAQLVIDEDGQSELVLVSKGKTLKSVPARFKKDGYITELKELKGDLVQQYRRAKQELERSMTAETAFTVQEVTSLMQNPVIRPLIRTLVFQSGDRLGYFDAESAGLVVPGEQSTTQALQEQDPLVIAHPLQLFRSGTWSEFQRDLFTRQERQPFKQVFRELYLPNEDELANGTVSRRYAGYQIQPKKTVALLKGRQWTVSYEEGLQKVSYEHNLIANLYAMADWFSPADTEAPTLETVQFYDRKTYKPVALQDVPKVFFSEVMRDVDLVVSVAHVGGVDPEASLTTIEMRHVIVNESLRLLKIDNVRLDGNYARIEGDLGEYAVHLGSGNVFKQATGALYIVPLHSQHRGRIFLPFLDEDPRTAEILSKIMLLAEDKKIKDPQILAQLKG
- the nasC gene encoding assimilatory nitrate reductase catalytic subunit NasC; the protein is MKTSMEDSSFVSKLHVRETQCPYCSVQCKMTVEEIAGPIAGERRAAYTVEGVPNEASQGRLCVKGMNAHQHALSGQRLLQPLIRRDGELIPSSWPEVTEYIAGRFTSLHNQYGADVIGVYGGGSLTNETAYLLGKFARVALGTRYIDYNGRFCMSAAASAGSKVFGMDRGLTFRLSDIPLAQCIVLAGTNVAECQPTLLPYFNQAKENGAYIIVIDPRKTATAAIADLHLQIKPGMDALLANIMLKVIMEAGLVNEHFIDARTQGYESLQNALSEIDLEESAEQCGVDLTLIRQAAMAYGQAETGMIMTARGVEQQTDGHLAVRHFLNLVLATGKIGRPGCGYGAITGQGNGQGGREHGQKADQLPGYRSIENEQDRAHVASVWGVAPESLPGKGVSAYEMMERVHEQEIRALLVMGSNPVVSNPNVRLVEEGLCKLDFLVVADMFLSETAKMADVVLPITAYLENEGTLTNLEGRVLLREQGRPAPGGTRHDWDILCSIASGLGKASYFQYACAEDIFNELRLASRGGVADYYGMTYERLRREKGIYWPCVSLEDAGEGLLFSERFAHEDGRATFTSELSAGWHDVSREFPLILTNGRVLPHYLTGVQTHRSPALEARELENFVELHPGTAARHRIMDGEWVEIQSVHGSFTVRARIKEHIREDTLFVPMHWGGIQNVNRATRPDLDPYCRMPGFKTAAVTIRPMRLAR
- a CDS encoding beta-glucosidase gives rise to the protein MNRRLNLIFLKRWFMLLIIVAVAAMPLHAFAAEADSGADRPWMNKSLSAKERTELLLKAMTLEEKVGFVTGKVNNYYGFYNDGLERLGIPALQMADGPAGVRVANPDVQDKKSTALPAPIALAASWDTDLAKQYGDLIGQEAHDTTHNVVLGPGLDIARTPWGSRNFESLGEDPLLASGMGAAYVNGIQSNPVIATAKHYILNNQETERFTTNATASERAIQEVYARPFQAMVEKADLGSAMCSFNQVNGTYACENKEMLTDLLKDQFGFEGFIMSDYGANFSTAKSANAGLDLETPGEPYGKWGTQLLEAVKKGEVSEQTIDEKVRRILLQMFEKGLFDNPVTNTQINAKADGKQAREIAEQSMVLLQNNNDVLPLSKKELNSIAVIGPDADTASAAGGGSSLVNPTYTVSPLEGIRNRAGNGVEVKYAAGTDPISAGDAFNGPSAVPSTLLSPVDAEKSEQNVGTDKAEYGLRAEYWTNTNMEGDPSLVRTDNQVNMNLGFYNYEGFNAQSSKLPVTPTEFNSKMSARWTGSITAPKTGDYKLSLTSLGSAKLYVDDQLLVENQGETLSTTKKAITLKEGESHNIKIEYRTDFPVQSSHDMGAQMRFGWEAPEDAVDAKMQKAVELAKKSDVAVVVTRTYDSEGYVDRSDLELPNNQEQLIRKVAAANPKTIVVQMSGRAVEMDSWQKEVPSIVQAWYAGQEQGNAVARVLFGDVNPSGKLPVTFPSDDSQTPISTAEQFPGVNGVGTYSEGIFVGYKGYDKEGMTPAFAFGHGLSYTDFDYRNLHVKNSGKGDDATVEVSLNLRNTGKVSGAEVVQVYVGNLPTSVETPEKQLAGWAKVDLKAGKQQRVKIKLDRSALSYWDEKSHEWVMPKGKVSVYVGSASDDIRLTGSVKIGSPSGK